The following proteins are encoded in a genomic region of Grus americana isolate bGruAme1 chromosome 5, bGruAme1.mat, whole genome shotgun sequence:
- the LYVE1 gene encoding lymphatic vessel endothelial hyaluronic acid receptor 1, translating to MATYFGVTSAVFSIWVMTFMAQNYFITGSILSPCRITGVGIYLEEKVNFSEASNACNQLNLQLASKDQVEKALKHGFETCSYGWVKDRFVVIPRITSNKKCGKGNIGLVEWHAEHFKTFKVYCFNSSDVQINSCKPDPTTTILPSSSAPTDLTAYSGSDLTENITAVPNVTESEQSLKNIKFRVICITETILPTEGTTTKMPEEYSLTDSSRNTSQAAFKNDAIVFGGIPTALLVLAVIFFIISVVLAICYIKKYKKTFPFSNKNQQKEMVETTALKEAKSNDKTQEKETKNNGKKVEESQTKPEATVKCLEAEV from the exons ATGGCAACTTATTTTGGAGTTACCTCAGCAGTATTTTCCATCTGGGTTATGACATTCATGGCTCAAAATTACTTTATAACAG GTTCCATTCTTTCACCTTGCAGGATCACAGGTGTAGGAATTTATCTTGAAGAGAAAGTGAATTTCTCAGAAGCAAGTAATGCATGTAATCAACTGAATCTACAATTGGCAAGTAAAGACCAAGTTGAAAAGGCTTTGAAACATGGCTTTGAAACATGCAG CTATGGATGGGTGAAAGACAGATTCGTTGTCATTCCTCGGATAACATCCAACAAGAAATGTGGTAAGGGCAACATTGGACTAGTGGAATGGCATGCTGaacactttaaaacatttaaggTTTACTGCTTCAATTCCTCAG ATGTTCAGATTAATTCGTGTAAACCGGATCCAACTACAACCATACTACCTTCATCAAGTGCACCAACGGACTTAACTGCATATTCAGGCTCTGATTTGACCGAGAACATCACAGCAGTGCCCAATGTGACTGAGTCAGAACAATccctgaaaaatataaaattccgTGTAATATGTATAACTGAAACTATATTACCAACAGAGGGGACTACTACAAAAATGCCAGAGGAATACTCATTGACTGACTCTTCTAGAAACACTTCCCAAGCTGCCTTTAAGAACGATGCCATTGTCTTTGGAG GTATCCCCACTGCACTTCTTGTACTGGCAGTCATCTTCTTCATTATTTCAGTTGTTCTAGCCATCTGCTATATCAAAAa gtACAAGAAAACTTTCCCATTTTCAAACAAGaatcagcaaaaagaaatggTTGAAACTACTGCCCTCAAAGAGGCTAAGTCAAATGACAAAAcacaggagaaggaaacaaagaataatggaaaaaagGTAGAAGAGTCTCAAACCAAACCTGAGGCCACAGTAAAATGTCTAGAAGCAGAAGTTTAA